A single region of the Myxococcales bacterium genome encodes:
- the cas6e gene encoding type I-E CRISPR-associated protein Cas6/Cse3/CasE has protein sequence MNMYLSYLLIDTGDNPDRPRPGRLWIRNRYHVHQRLCMAFPNRNRKADDPDFIQPFQPADFGVDQVHVPRQPDQGFLFRIDPLPGGRVAILVQSATKPDWDYAFHNAGFLLAAPPEIKSFAVDFRPRQRLRFRLLANPTRKIDTKTGPGGKRRSGRRVPLAKGELAAWLIRKAATAGFNVDSNALAIQPSFVYFRKTEKHLPENSADEQRPGGQKLRAVLYEGIIEVADPEKLRAALVAGIGSAKGFGFGLLSVAACR, from the coding sequence ATGAACATGTACTTGTCATACCTTTTGATCGATACCGGCGATAACCCCGACCGGCCGCGCCCGGGGCGCTTGTGGATACGGAACCGCTACCACGTTCATCAGCGACTCTGTATGGCGTTTCCGAACCGGAACCGAAAAGCCGACGACCCGGATTTCATTCAACCCTTTCAACCGGCGGATTTCGGTGTCGACCAGGTGCACGTTCCTCGCCAACCGGACCAGGGGTTCCTCTTTCGCATCGATCCCCTGCCCGGCGGCCGCGTGGCGATTCTCGTTCAGTCGGCGACGAAACCGGATTGGGACTACGCTTTTCACAATGCCGGATTTCTTTTGGCCGCGCCGCCGGAAATAAAATCGTTCGCCGTCGATTTCCGGCCGCGACAACGTTTGCGCTTTCGCTTGTTGGCGAATCCAACCCGCAAGATCGATACGAAAACCGGGCCGGGCGGGAAACGGCGTAGCGGCAGACGCGTTCCCCTGGCCAAGGGCGAACTGGCGGCGTGGCTGATACGAAAAGCCGCCACGGCCGGCTTCAACGTCGATTCGAACGCCCTCGCCATTCAGCCGAGCTTCGTCTATTTCAGAAAAACCGAAAAGCACCTGCCGGAAAATTCCGCTGACGAGCAGCGCCCCGGCGGGCAAAAACTCCGCGCCGTGCTTTACGAGGGAATCATCGAGGTTGCCGACCCCGAAAAATTGCGGGCCGCGCTGGTCGCCGGCATCGGCAGCGCCAAGGGATTCGGGTTTGGCCTGCTCAGCGTGGCGGCGTGTCGTTAG
- the cas7e gene encoding type I-E CRISPR-associated protein Cas7/Cse4/CasC, whose protein sequence is MLIEIHAIQNHSPANLNRDDLGAPKTCYFGGFLRSRISSQCIKRSIRMSDEFKSLCGGVRTRQLAKLIAEQVTGKADVKKRATKILKECGINPKDEDRSDMLVYTTHEAIREMAALLQNEEEKSDEALANEFGMLISQCVAVPDMALGGRMLETGVLKDTTVEAALQVAHAISTHEARPEVDYYVAADDIPGDDTGAGYVDEAMFASACFYKYFSINWETLVRNLHGNRELAAHTVGAFIRGAAMVNPTGKQNSFAAHNPPDGILVEIKNSPISYANAFAKPAMQGERDLVAQSIAQLGQYVHDLDEGFGKPQQRFWFSPNLRHSLSFIHEKKENPLTDDNFKSLDALIPAVLAAVGFDWQAVQSVVAIQV, encoded by the coding sequence ATGTTGATCGAAATTCATGCTATTCAAAATCACAGCCCGGCCAATTTGAACCGCGACGATCTAGGCGCGCCCAAAACCTGTTACTTCGGCGGCTTTCTGCGCTCCCGCATTTCCAGCCAATGCATCAAGCGAAGCATTCGGATGAGTGACGAGTTCAAATCTCTTTGCGGCGGAGTACGCACCAGACAATTGGCGAAACTGATTGCCGAACAGGTCACCGGCAAGGCTGACGTGAAAAAGCGCGCGACCAAAATTCTCAAGGAATGCGGTATCAACCCAAAGGACGAGGACCGCAGTGATATGTTGGTCTATACGACTCACGAAGCCATCCGCGAAATGGCCGCCCTGCTGCAAAATGAAGAAGAAAAATCCGATGAAGCCCTGGCGAATGAATTCGGAATGCTGATTTCCCAATGCGTCGCCGTACCGGATATGGCGCTAGGCGGTCGCATGTTGGAAACCGGGGTCCTCAAGGACACAACGGTGGAAGCGGCGCTGCAAGTGGCGCATGCCATTTCCACCCACGAGGCTCGTCCGGAGGTCGATTATTACGTCGCCGCCGACGACATCCCCGGCGACGACACGGGTGCGGGATACGTGGATGAAGCCATGTTCGCCTCGGCGTGCTTCTATAAGTACTTCTCGATTAATTGGGAAACGTTGGTTCGGAACCTACACGGCAATCGGGAATTGGCCGCGCATACCGTCGGCGCCTTTATTCGCGGCGCGGCAATGGTCAATCCCACCGGGAAACAAAACAGCTTTGCCGCGCACAATCCGCCGGACGGGATATTGGTCGAGATTAAAAATTCCCCGATCAGTTACGCCAATGCCTTCGCCAAGCCGGCCATGCAGGGAGAACGTGACCTTGTTGCGCAAAGCATCGCCCAACTCGGTCAATATGTGCATGATCTCGATGAAGGATTCGGCAAGCCACAGCAGCGCTTCTGGTTCTCCCCCAACCTGCGCCATTCCTTGAGCTTCATTCATGAAAAGAAAGAAAATCCGCTCACCGACGACAACTTCAAATCGCTTGACGCCCTGATCCCCGCCGTGCTCGCAGCCGTCGGTTTTGATTGGCAGGCGGTGCAAAGCGTCGTCGCGATTCAGGTGTGA
- the cas1e gene encoding type I-E CRISPR-associated endonuclease Cas1 produces MIVKDLHELPKVRDGLSFLYVEHARLDREGGAVAIYDENGVTPAPAAALALLLLGPGTAITHEAVKTLAENGCTILWCGEGAVRCYAQGMGETRKADKLLRQAELYADPTLRLQVAMRMYRMRFVQPLPADLTIEQLRGMEGVRVRQAYAEAAQRYGVIWSGRNYQRGDWTAADPVNRALSAANSCLYGLCHAAIVSAGYSPAIGFIHTGKQLSFVYDIADLYKMDVSVPIAFRVAGEGVAELEREVRRLCRDAFREVRLLDRVVPDLARALDIDESLDETTEKNFDADAAEPGGLWDPSAGTLEGGMNYGGDDSGEHPAEPAGPTDALDDRTAGGSVRRKDERDGS; encoded by the coding sequence ATGATCGTGAAGGATCTGCATGAGTTGCCCAAGGTTCGCGACGGTTTGAGCTTTCTTTACGTGGAACACGCGCGCCTCGACCGCGAGGGCGGCGCCGTCGCGATTTACGACGAAAACGGCGTGACGCCGGCGCCCGCCGCCGCCCTGGCTTTGTTGCTGCTGGGACCCGGCACCGCCATCACGCACGAGGCCGTGAAAACCCTCGCCGAAAACGGCTGTACGATTCTTTGGTGCGGCGAGGGCGCGGTGCGATGCTATGCGCAAGGAATGGGCGAAACCCGCAAGGCCGACAAGTTGCTGCGACAGGCCGAGCTTTACGCCGATCCCACGCTTCGGTTGCAAGTGGCGATGCGGATGTACCGGATGCGCTTCGTGCAGCCGTTGCCGGCGGATTTGACCATCGAACAATTGCGGGGAATGGAAGGCGTGCGCGTCCGGCAGGCTTATGCGGAAGCGGCGCAACGCTACGGCGTAATCTGGAGCGGCCGCAATTACCAACGCGGCGACTGGACGGCCGCGGACCCGGTCAACCGCGCCCTGTCGGCGGCCAATTCCTGCCTGTACGGTTTGTGCCACGCGGCGATTGTCTCGGCCGGCTATTCCCCGGCGATCGGCTTCATCCACACCGGCAAACAACTTTCGTTCGTTTACGACATCGCCGACCTTTACAAAATGGACGTCAGCGTGCCGATCGCTTTTCGCGTCGCCGGCGAAGGGGTCGCCGAATTGGAGCGCGAGGTCCGCCGCCTCTGCCGTGACGCTTTTCGCGAAGTGCGGCTGCTCGACCGCGTGGTTCCCGACCTCGCCCGCGCGCTCGACATCGACGAATCGCTCGACGAAACGACGGAAAAGAATTTTGACGCCGACGCCGCCGAACCGGGCGGTTTGTGGGATCCGTCGGCGGGCACGCTGGAAGGAGGTATGAATTATGGTGGTGATGATTCTGGAGAACACCCCGCCGAACCTGCGGGGCCAACTGACGCGCTGGATGATCGAACCGCGGGCGGGAGTGTTCGTCGGAAAGATGAGCGCGATGGTTCGTGA
- the cas2e gene encoding type I-E CRISPR-associated endoribonuclease Cas2: MVVMILENTPPNLRGQLTRWMIEPRAGVFVGKMSAMVRDRLWEKVIRHKRTGGCIQIYPAANEQGFSIRAEGDTSRTLVDFEGLTLVARRKTL, translated from the coding sequence ATGGTGGTGATGATTCTGGAGAACACCCCGCCGAACCTGCGGGGCCAACTGACGCGCTGGATGATCGAACCGCGGGCGGGAGTGTTCGTCGGAAAGATGAGCGCGATGGTTCGTGACCGGCTCTGGGAAAAAGTGATCCGCCACAAACGCACCGGCGGATGCATTCAGATTTATCCGGCCGCCAACGAACAAGGATTCTCGATCCGCGCGGAAGGCGATACCAGCCGAACGCTGGTCGACTTCGAAGGACTTACACTGGTTGCGCGACGAAAAACTCTTTAG
- the cas5e gene encoding type I-E CRISPR-associated protein Cas5/CasD: protein MDANTLLLRLAGPLQAWGNQESKFVVRRTAEAPTKSGVIGLLCAALGISRSETASEWLPKLRALRMGVRLDIPGVRWWDYHTVGAGMNMRIAESEGKTKPGALLTRREYLCDASFLVALQGEPKLIADLAAAVKNPKWTLFLGRKACPPSRPIIEDLPGAFPDLLTALCSVPWQKRLNNDQLPERIDCLLDWEPTPDQPIAPADALVWYDVPLTFDPPAHEPRFVIRRYFRFGENGDLRLAEKAAQLSTPPPPRPRADYRNSEYRHIRAARLDADKGLCVFCKSPATTVQHITYRHAGGNENIEELRSLCRLCHDAVTMIEYGLGMGLDRINPEDPQWREPIIRKRKEIINFRSLETRRRRLAAEEVE, encoded by the coding sequence ATGGACGCCAACACCTTGTTGCTTCGTCTTGCCGGTCCCCTCCAGGCATGGGGAAATCAGGAGTCAAAATTCGTCGTTCGCCGAACGGCGGAAGCGCCGACGAAATCCGGCGTGATCGGCTTGCTTTGTGCGGCCTTGGGCATTTCACGGTCGGAAACCGCCAGCGAATGGTTGCCAAAATTGCGCGCCCTGCGAATGGGCGTGCGCCTCGATATTCCGGGCGTGCGCTGGTGGGATTACCACACCGTCGGCGCCGGAATGAACATGCGGATCGCCGAAAGCGAGGGTAAAACCAAGCCCGGTGCTCTGCTCACCCGACGTGAGTATCTGTGTGATGCTTCCTTTCTCGTGGCGTTGCAAGGTGAACCGAAACTCATCGCCGATCTGGCGGCGGCCGTGAAGAATCCGAAATGGACGCTATTCCTCGGCCGAAAAGCTTGCCCGCCGTCGCGTCCGATCATCGAAGATCTCCCGGGCGCATTCCCCGATTTGCTGACGGCTCTGTGTTCCGTCCCCTGGCAAAAAAGACTGAACAACGACCAACTGCCGGAAAGGATTGATTGCCTGCTCGATTGGGAACCGACGCCGGATCAGCCGATCGCGCCCGCTGACGCGCTGGTCTGGTATGATGTTCCGTTGACCTTCGACCCCCCGGCCCATGAACCGCGATTCGTCATTCGCCGTTACTTTCGGTTTGGCGAAAACGGCGACCTTCGCCTCGCGGAAAAAGCCGCGCAGCTTTCGACTCCGCCTCCGCCGCGCCCGCGCGCGGACTATCGGAACTCCGAATATCGCCACATTCGCGCGGCTCGTCTCGATGCCGACAAGGGTCTTTGCGTATTCTGCAAATCGCCCGCCACGACCGTACAACACATCACCTACCGCCACGCCGGCGGCAATGAGAACATCGAGGAATTGCGTTCGCTTTGCCGCCTCTGCCATGACGCGGTGACCATGATCGAATACGGATTGGGCATGGGCTTGGATCGCATCAATCCGGAGGACCCGCAATGGCGCGAACCAATCATCCGGAAGCGGAAAGAAATTATTAATTTCCGTTCGCTGGAAACCCGCCGCCGTCGTCTGGCCGCCGAGGAGGTGGAATGA